One genomic window of Plasmodium coatneyi strain Hackeri chromosome 12, complete sequence includes the following:
- a CDS encoding KIR protein, which translates to MTMTTTPLGEANLKELPSSKNFYSKFQGNLNPCNGEPSVQGVKDYLEENMHLHAYADDIIRAWCYIAGMNQGNAFYKDRCNFLYYWIGSKIPKEQEGGSSFSDLMNELYTALRGLKVQNGCNVRSTDDISWDLFMKRKRVHDFTHDYDTIQEQLEGHEHNCDEAYYQNLQAILTAYNAIHKDCENKSNDEYCVKFTSEYGEYSKQRELKFESKTECLRDPPQGIKGNSCPLEQGSGNGTQIYKNVLLEFTAISTAHQGSYTSTSIMEDNIITAVYSALGLMGLPTITFLLYKVSN; encoded by the exons atgaCGATGACGACAACACCATTAGGG GAGGCAAATTTGAAGGAATTACCTtcaagtaaaaatttttacagtaAATTCCAGGGAAATCTGAATCCTTGTAATGGTGAACCTTCGGTACAAGGAGTAAAGGATTATCTGGAGGAGAATATGCATCTCCACGCTTATGCAGATGATATTATAAGGGCCTGGTGTTATATAGCAGGAATGAACCAGGGCAATGCCTTTTATAAGGATCGTTgtaatttcttatattattggataggaaGTAAAATACCTAAGGAGCAAGAAGGGGGTTCATCATTCTCCGACCTTATGAACGAACTTTACACTGCATTACGGGGACTGAAGGTTCAAAATGGATGTAACGTTAGGTCTACTGATGACATTAGCTGGGACCTCTtcatgaagaggaagagagtACATGATTTTACCCATGATTACGACACTATACAAGAGCAGTTAGAAGGCCATGAGCACAATTGCGATGAGGCATATTACCAGAACCTGCAGGCTATTCTTACAGCTTATAATGCTATACATAAAGATTGTGAAAATAAGTCTAATGATGAGTACTGTGTGAAATTTACAAGTGAGTATGGAGAATACAGTAAACAAAGGGAACTGAAATTTGAGTCTAAGACGGAATGTTTACGAGACCCCCCACagggaataaaaggaaatagtTGCCCCTTAGAACAAGGATCTGGGAATGGTACTCAAATATACAAGAACGTCCTATTGGAATTTACTGCCATATCCACAGCACATCAAGGATCTTACACTAGTACATCTATCATGGAAGACAATATCATTACTGCGGTATATTCAGCATTGGGACTAATGGGATTACCTACAATCACTTTCCtgttatataaagtaagtaattaA
- a CDS encoding Zinc finger protein: MNIFKRNKTLEKTNFDKINNVQIYGENKIHCKGGFVSGPAFLTVISSFLMILVPVAIFHAFTSTWFFEKDIYYVSFLNLFFFTLTIYTFFKTSFMDPGIIPRQKSVLNIYDVIIQQYRETQPPRQKEVLINGNFYKLKYCYTCNIYRGIRTVHCSICDNCVEKFDHHCPWVGNCIGTRNYKYFVYFVFNLYILICITLGASIYKLTICINSLSDQGYNTEKIFIHIWRMATDSIILIIYTILTLWFVIGLLCYHIYTIVTNQTTYEQIKTFYQNDNPFNIGVFNNIKEILFTKTRPSYINFVNPQLQIVDEKCSHNVVVLNDVAINIEEEQNNNDSLTSENKNEEKEKNSIESKVIEFNWTKKGRDYHSINIHGSKGRNKTYSVKKKIKKEKSLEEYDITKLSNISYKAIEKNAIHLKYDKNKNTRMSKIKLSNVRKKNSYSEELSNDFEQLSQYTEKKIINLDNTVGSVFIRNDLSSTGSSNNDLCSDICNESRASYVGDEMNADELYEYQDDDIIRLNRKRMNNNNNYIIVIKNWKRGSECYRGGISKGGLIRSGLSKDYPSRSSIGKNGLRKKDTHDGYSLSPLGHSKQIRRKRINHEIKINCFSNLTHVRKKLEYPIRHKRKFPFIRKFKNKMETYYVVRYANINKKDFSTYCQQTIAGQKMNSAKRMSKMKMIRKIKKIKYLRKLFSRKRKHDNNGHKNRGKIKMFSIAKSANPQEELCNCDSGGGVGDGDDDGGGRHAKNAHDVCLANETVVLKKRKKKMTALQKDVIISIYNYKPKDKRERSKQWDASPSMLGNKETHEKEPTDQLDQVGQHKRNSREEVPDLSIQTHRQMHGDASTKYAEEKQKKLDLELPAYYLSGIDNAELDNFSKICEMRYTKMYKWKYKKMQRRILRRERIKLLSRPHKNIHLYYNNKNYCIDESKDWHQNSELLSEYMDANLYFTKIKKSNKFDNLKLLNYLIHKHKQDKDQSDNKKKSKASKFFYFFTSFALIINCIHIPASNDND; this comes from the exons atgaatatatttaaaagaaataaaactTTGGAGAAAACGAATtttgacaaaataaataatgtacaaatatatggAGAGAATAAAATACACTGCAAGGGGGGTTTCGTATCTGG ACCTGCCTTTTTAACGGTtatctcttcctttcttatgATATTAGTCCCGGTTGCCATTTTCCACGCCTTTACCTCAACA TGGTTCTTTGAAAAAGATATTTACTACGTCTCATTTTTgaacctcttctttttcacacTAACCATTTATACCTTCTTTAAAACGAGTTTTATGGACCCTGGTATAATACCAAGACAG AAATCCGTACTAAACATTTACGATGTGATAATCCAACAGTACCGGGAAACGCAACCGCCACGACAGAAGGAAGTTTTGATAAATGGAAACTTTTACAAGCTCAAGTATTGCTACACATGTAACATATATAGAGGCATAAGGACTGTGCACTGTTCCATTTGTGACAACTGCGTGGAGAAATTCGATCACCACTGTCCATG GGTGGGCAATTGCATCGGGACGAGGAACTACAAATACTTCGTGTACTTCGTTTTTAACCTGTACATCCTGATATGCATAACTCTGGGCGCGAGTATTTACAAACTGACCATATGTATAAACAGCCTATCAGACCAGGGATACAACACggagaaaatatttattcacaTATGGCGTATGGCCACAGATAGCATAATTCTGATCATATACACTATCCTAACGTTGTGGTTTGTTATAGGACTGTTGTGCTATCACATCTACACAATTGTAACCAACCAAACAAcgtatgaacaaataaagaCCTTTTACCAAAACGATAATCCGTTTAATATTGGCGTCTTTAACAATATAAAGGAGATACTTTTCACCAAAACGAGGCCGTCCTACATCAATTTTGTCAACCCCCAATTACAAATTGTGGATGAAAAGTGCTCCCACAACGTAGTCGTACTGAACGATGTAGCTATCAAcatagaggaagaacaaaataataatgacTCACTCACtagtgaaaacaaaaatgaagaaaaagaaaaaaactccaTTGAATCCAAAGTTATAGAATTCAATTGgaccaaaaaaggaagagattACCATTCGATCAATATTCACGGTAGCAAAGGTAGAAACAAAACTTACagtgtaaagaaaaagataaaaaaagaaaaaagtttagAAGAATATGATATTACCAAATTGAGCAACATTTCCTACAAAgcaattgaaaaaaatgccatcCATTTGAAGTAcgataagaataaaaatacaagaatgagtaaaataaaattgtcaaaTGTTAGAAAGAAGAATAGCTACTCCGAAGAATTAAGTAACGATTTTGAACAACTCAGTCagtacacagaaaaaaagatcatAAATTTGGATAACACTGTGGGTTCTGTATTCATTAGGAACGATTTGTCTTCAACAGGCAGCTCTAATAACGACCTGTGCAGTGACATATGTAACGAGAGCAGGGCTAGCTACGTAGGAGACGAAATGAATGCAGACGAACTGTATGAATACCAGGATGATGATATAATTCGCCTGAACAGGAAGAGAATGAACAATAATAACAACTACATTATTGTTATTAAGAATTGGAAGAGGGGCAGCGAATGCTATAGGGGAGGTATAAGCAAGGGTGGCCTAATCAGAAGCGGCTTGAGTAAGGACTACCCGAGTAGAAGCAGTATAGGGAAAAACGGCCTACGCAAAAAGGATACGCACGATGGTTATTCCCTTTCCCCACTTGGCCATTCCAAACAAATCAGACGGAAACGAATTAACcacgaaataaaaattaactgCTTCAGCAACTTGACGCacgtgagaaaaaaattagagtACCCAATTCGGCATAAGAGAAAATTTCCATTCATCCGTAagtttaaaaacaaaatggaaacctATTACGTAGTCAGATATGCCAACATAAATAAGAAAGACTTTTCGACCTACTGTCAGCAGACAATTGCGGgtcaaaaaatgaatagcGCCAAACGGATGAGCAAGATGAAAATGATAAGGAAGATAAAGAAGATAAAATACTTGCGGAAGTTATTTTCTAGAAAGCGCAAGCACGACAATAATGGTCATAAGAATCggggcaaaataaaaatgttcagCATCGCAAAGAGTGCCAATCCGCAGGAAGAATTATGCAATTGCGACAGTGGCGGTGGTGTTGGCGATGGCGATGACGATGGGGGTGGGAGGCATGCCAAAAACGCACACGATGTCTGCCTTGCCAACGAGACGGTTGTActcaaaaagaggaagaagaagatgacgGCCCTGCAGAAGGATGTCATTATcagcatatataattataagcCCAAGGATAAGAGGGAGAGGTCCAAACAGTGGGATGCAAGCCCTTCCATGTTGGGAAATAAGGAAACGCATGAAAAGGAACCAACTGATCAATTGGACCAAGTGGGCCAACATAAACGCAACAGCAGGGAGGAGGTTCCAGATTTGTCCATCCAAACACACCGCCAAATGCACGGAGACGCCTCCACCAAATacgcagaagaaaaacaaaagaagttGGACCTGGAGCTGCCCGCATATTACCTCTCCGGAATAGACAACGCTGAGCTGGATAATTTCAGCAAGATATGCGAAATGAGGTACACCAAAATGTACAAGTGGAAGTAcaagaaaatgcaaaggagAATACTGcgaagggaaagaataaaattgcTATCCAGGCCACATAAAAACATCCACTTGTATTATaacaacaaaaattattGCATTGATGAGTCTAAAGATTGGCACCAAAATAGTGAACTGTTGAGCGAATACATGGACGCTAATCTTTACTTTacgaaaattaaaaaaagcaataaatttgacaatttaaaattattgaATTATTTAATTCACAAGCATAAACAAGATAAAGACCAATCAgataataagaagaaaagcaaggcgtccaaatttttttatttttttacatccttTGCTCTAATAATTAATTGTATACACATACCGGCTAGTAATGATAATGACTGA
- a CDS encoding KIR protein, with the protein MEREKETYDNYLWDFFYYWVGTRIKEDLKGYDFTTTMRTICDKLPESEAKNICTNKYPEINKDLFEKAKVLFDFFYNYGTAKIKLQEKGLFTNEKCNSSLKKVKDAYQNIRDICDGEGDSKSQYCEKLIQEYKVKFQNGAPLKLTCPGDPAQADQSEDDGSGKQNRTTFSKITVTKHTEAEEEDEDDDYNDNDDEDDVEEEAVAADPGAAILPAVSGALATIGLPAVIFFLYKVSIQLKL; encoded by the exons ATGGAGCGGGAGAAGGAAACATACGACAATTACCTCTGggactttttttattattgggtAGGTACcagaataaaggaagatttaaaggGGTACGATTTTACAACTACAATGAGGACAATTTGCGATAAGTTGCCCGAGAGCGAAGCAAAGAATATATGTACGAATAAATACCCAGAAATTAACAAAGACCTCtttgaaaaagcaaaagtgCTATTCGACTTTTTCTATAATTACGGTACTGCTAAAATTAAATTACAGGAGAAAGGCCTATTTACGaatgaaaaatgcaacagttccttaaaaaaagttaaggaTGCATATCAAAATATAAGGGATATTTGTGATGGGGAGGGGGATTCTAAGAGTCAATATTGTGAGAAACTTATACAGGAGTATAAGGTAAAATTCCAGAATGGGGCACCATTAAAATTAACATGCCCCGGAGACCCCGCACAAGCAGACCAATCTGAAGATGATGGGTCTGGTAAGCAGAATAGAACAACCTTTAGTAAAATAACTGTAACAA AACACACGGAggcagaggaggaagatgaggatgatgattATAATGACAATGACGACGAAGACGATGTCGAAGAAGAAGCTGTTGCTGCTGATCCTGGTGCTGCTATTTTACCCgctgtgtctggtgcatTGGCTACAATAGGACTACCAGCAgttattttctttctatataaagtGAGTATacaattaaaattataa